The Paenibacillus spongiae nucleotide sequence TCTAGGCTTAGATGAAAATATGGATCAAGTTGTTCTCTCAGATTTTGCATTAAGAGAATGGTGTGATCATATTGAGGCATTAAATGAATTGATTTATAACCGGTCACGTTCTGATAAAGAAAATGGCGCTTTTTATTGTTTTCGTCCAACCAATGTGGTGTTGCAACGTAATGCATCCTTTGTCGAAGTCATCTCGGAAAAATGGTATCTATGCTTAATGATTACAGTTCAACTTCCATTCAGGAATAATGATAAAGCTATGCGCATGCTCTGCAAAATGCTTCCAAAAGAAGTGGAGAAGTTTATTGCCAAGTTTGATCTCATCAAATTAAATGCTGCCTATGAATTGGTAAAAAAACAAAATATGATTCGCGAATGGCTGAAATCCAGTGATTATTGTGCGTTTATTGCGAATGGCAGCATTTTGCCAAGAAATAAAGACAACAGCGGGCCACTGGAGGGTGCCTTGCCTTTTACATCCCCGGAAGATGTTGAAGTTGAAATTTGTGGTTTGCGAGGAATGGGAATAAAACATGGTGTGACGGTCATCACCGGCGGTGGTTATTCGGGTAAAAGCACATTGCTGGATGCACTAAATTCGGGGATTTACAATCACACCATAGGCGACGGACAAGAATTTGTGATTACAGATCAAAGTGCTATGGAAATATCTGCAGAGGAAGGCCGTTCCATTAAAAATATCAATATCACTCCTTTCATAAAATGGATACCCAATAGTTCGGCTGAACAGTTTTCGACTGACTACGCCTCAGGTTCCACATCTCAAGCCGCAAATATTATGGAGGCAATCAACGTCGGGTGTAAGCTTCTTCTTATTGATGAAGACAGAAGTGCGACGAATTTTATGATTCAAGACATCAAAATGCGTTCATTAATCAAGCATGAACCCATTACACCTTTTACGGAACGTGTCAGGGAGCTTTATGAGGCTGTTGGAGTATCTTCCGTTCTTGTTATTGGAGGCAGCGGTGAATTTTTATCCGTTGCCGATCAAATCATCCTGATGGACAATTTTGTGCCAAAAAACGTAACCCAGGAAGCAAAAAGTTTATGTGAACACGACAAACCACGCGAACGTATCCCCCTTACAAAATGGGAGATAGAAAGAAAAATAACCACCGATCACTTTTCGAGCTATCCACAAGGCAGTGGTACAGAAAAGCTGATGGTTTCAACCATGGGATATCTGATGATAGGCGATGAACAAGTTGATATCAGAGGGCTTTACAATATCACATCACACGCCCAGCTTGCAGCTATTGCCTTTTTAATTCGAAAAATCGCTATAAGTAATCAGGATCACCTCATCTTTCTTCATGAAAAGATCAAAAAAGCTCTCGAAGATATGGAGAGAGAAGGAGTTGATATTGTGTTTTCTTCCTTTTTTCCCGGTTTCGAAAGATGGCTTGAATTACCAAGAATCAATGAAGTATTATCTGTCATAAACCGAATGAAACATTTGAACTTTATTCAAATTGAGCACCCTGAATGAGCACGGAGTGATCTGTCATAATGACGCTGCGTTGTATAATGCGGTCTTTTCATTTGCCTGTCCCGGATCGGTGACGAGCAAAGAAACATGGTGAATCCCTTCATACAGCGGACACCGCCTGTTCATGTTGTAGTTTATAACCGAGCCGCCTGGAAATATCGAGGGCGGTTCGTTTTACTTTTTCGCCGACGTTCGTAATCTCGTGAACCGGAA carries:
- a CDS encoding ABC-ATPase domain-containing protein, whose translation is MIYEPDPTYWNNDVAYSIERTHKLTLDKPCIIIKIPFDRLGLDENMDQVVLSDFALREWCDHIEALNELIYNRSRSDKENGAFYCFRPTNVVLQRNASFVEVISEKWYLCLMITVQLPFRNNDKAMRMLCKMLPKEVEKFIAKFDLIKLNAAYELVKKQNMIREWLKSSDYCAFIANGSILPRNKDNSGPLEGALPFTSPEDVEVEICGLRGMGIKHGVTVITGGGYSGKSTLLDALNSGIYNHTIGDGQEFVITDQSAMEISAEEGRSIKNINITPFIKWIPNSSAEQFSTDYASGSTSQAANIMEAINVGCKLLLIDEDRSATNFMIQDIKMRSLIKHEPITPFTERVRELYEAVGVSSVLVIGGSGEFLSVADQIILMDNFVPKNVTQEAKSLCEHDKPRERIPLTKWEIERKITTDHFSSYPQGSGTEKLMVSTMGYLMIGDEQVDIRGLYNITSHAQLAAIAFLIRKIAISNQDHLIFLHEKIKKALEDMEREGVDIVFSSFFPGFERWLELPRINEVLSVINRMKHLNFIQIEHPE